One segment of Chiloscyllium plagiosum isolate BGI_BamShark_2017 chromosome 5, ASM401019v2, whole genome shotgun sequence DNA contains the following:
- the LOC122550246 gene encoding uncharacterized protein LOC122550246, whose amino-acid sequence MFFIAAVLLVPFVIRCVSSQGLNCAFYLSRSLSGVFHYDQRIRYSLTFPAAKVACEQDFGAVVATREQLHAAYLAGLEGCRAGWISSGEVAYPRRHRNWNCGQNRVGIISYGVRKNLLEKWDVYCYKPGDDCFAHNQSPQLEGSTSDSKSMDLLLLGSIMPSSQNNASKKQEIAKADLIQLQNQTNQFPNVVKPSFHNKQTKDLHDLETFTSANVALAETSIASSVNGSEKDNFKELVKPFLIENFVKSSDNKYSLQVEQSDKVNAASQLSVNWSKFETTNNLTNGTKKEYYSEMTSSSVTTSSEINAVRLQLWNMTIDKSKSSKIDDDSGYKDTKTPQASHLRYKSSPDGRGALSMNTSYQHEITTHSLVSLKKFVMDLRKSDKSDLHFQLGGYFKGGEVDQQYLVFQKGKYFWKMLLRIVQSTNRLQISTCQLHKMC is encoded by the exons ATGTTCTTTATTGCGGCCGTCCTGTTGGTGCCGTTCGTCATTCGCTGTGTTTCCTCACAGGGGCTGAACTGTGCTTTCTACCTGAGCA GGAGTCTAAGTGGTGTTTTCCATTATGATCAGAGGATTCGATATTCACTGACTTTCCCTGCTGCTAAAGTGGCTTGTGAGCAAGACTTTGGTGCTGTGGTGGCAACAAGGGAGCAGCTTCATGCTGCCTACCTTGCTGGACTAGAGGGATGCAGAGCAGGTTGGATTTCATCAGGAGAAGTTGCGTATCCAAGGAGACACAGAAACTGGAATTGTGGCCAAAATAGAGTCGGCATTATTTCATACGGAGTTAGGAAGAACCTTTTGGAAAAGTGGGATGTGTATTGCTACAAACCTGGTGATGACTGTTTTGCTCATAATCAGTCACCACAATTGGAAGGGAGTACTTCTGACAGCAAATCAATGGATCTATTATTATTGGGATCGATCATGCCTTCTTCTCAGAATAATGCTTCCAAGAAACAAGAAATTGCTAAAGCAGATCTGATCCAGCTTCAAAATCAAACAAATCAGTTCCCAAATGTGGTAAAACCAAGCTTTCATAACAAGCAGACTAAAGATCTACATGACTTAGAAACTTTCACGTCAGCTAATGTTGCTTTAGCAGAAACTTCAATTGCCTCCTCAGTCAACGGTTCAGAAAAGGACAACTTTAAGGAATTGGTGAAACCGTTTTTAATTGAAAACTTTGTGAAAAGTTCAGATAATAAGTATTCACTGCAAGTGGAACAAAGCGATAAAGTTAATGCAGCTTCTCAATTAAGTGTAAATTGGTCCAAGTTTGAAACAACGAACAACTTGACAAATGGGACCAAGAAAGAATACTATTCAGAAATGACAAGCAGTTCAgtcactacttcctctgaaataaatgcagtgaggTTGCAACTTTGGAATATGACTATTGATAAATCTAAAAGCTCGAAAATAGATGATGATTCAGGATATAAAGACACTAAAACCCCTCAAGCTTCACACCTTAGATACAAAAGTAGCCCTGATGGAAGAGGTGCGCTCTCCATGAATACATCATACCAACATGAAATCACAACACATTCTTTGGTGAGCCTGAAGAAGTTTGTTATGGACTTGAGGAAAAGCGATAAGTCAGACCTGCACTTTCAATTAGGGGGATATTTTAAAGGAGGGGAAGTAGATCAACAATATCTAGTTTTTCAAAAGGGGAAatatttttggaaaatgttgctAAGGATAGTGCAGTCCACCAATCGGCTCCAGATAAGCACCTGCCAGCTTCACAAAATGTGCTGA